DNA from Nocardioides seonyuensis:
GTGCCGAGGACCCAGCCCGACTCCCGCGGCCAGTGCCAGCAGGCCGAACGCCACGAGGAGCACCCACGCCCCACGGCGCCGCCCGGTCCTGGTCGTGGCGGACATCTTCGGCTCCTTGCTGCCGTTCGGCGGCTACACGATGTCGCGCCGCTGCACCGCCGTCCTCATGACGTCGCCCTGCTTGCAGCCCGGACGGGTACGGCGATCAGCAGGGCGCCGATCAGGAGGAACGCTCCGGCGAGCACGAGCAGGGTCGCGATGAGGACTCCGATGGCGGGGACCTCCGCGCCGACCGAGACATCTGCGGCGACGGCGTCGGACCCGTCGGCGTTCATCAGCACGGCGGTCCAGTCACCGTCCTCGAGGGACCAGGTCAGCTCCGGCTCGTCGCCGGTCGCCTGTGCCACCCAGAAGTCCTGCTCGGCGGGCGGTGCCTCGGGGGCGCCACCCTCGGTGTTGTCGTAGACCGGACCCGGGGCCGGGATCTCGAGCAATGTGTCGTGCTCCACCCCGGTCAGGTAGTCCTGCACGGCGTCGCTGGGACCCACGCCCACGAAGAGCGCCTGGCCCCCTGTCGACTCGGCAGCGAGGCGCACGTCCCCGATCAGGTCCTCGGGGAACCACTCCGGCGCGCCGTCGGTGTGGATACGGGAGTCCTCGGACACGACGGCGAAACCGTCGCTGGACAGCTGCTCCTGCGGACTCATCATGAAGCCGTCGGTGTCACGCGCCATCTGGTCGGCTGCGACGAGGGTCAGACCCCCGCCCGCCATGCCGAGCCCGCCCAGCACGAGCAGCGAACCGAGGACGAGCGAGACGACGCGGCCGGTGGACCAGCCGGTGCGACCGGGTGTTGTCGGGGGACCTGACGGCGGTGGGGCGGCGTACGTCGTCTCGGGCGGCAGGGTGCCGACACCCCCGCGCGGCTCGATCGGCGACTCGTGGCCACCCTGGTCGAGGCTGAACGGTGGGTAGCGGTCGGTCATCAGTGCGACGTAGCCGGCGACGCGGAGGACCCAGCGATTCAGGCCGATGACGAGGTCGAAGATCGGCTTGGGATAGCGGCCCGAGAAGAGCAGGACCACGGCGGCGACCAGGACGAGGAGCCCGATCAGGCTGAACCCGACCCAGGCGCTCTCGTCGGCGTCACGGATGCCGTAGCCCAGGCCCCCGGCGAACAGGCCGATGATCAGGTAGTGCGGGATGGCCAGCAGCCACCACTTCACCAGCACCAGGCCCCGACTGAGTCGCTCGGGGTAGTCGACGCTGAGGTGGGCGGGGTAGTCAGGCACCTCGGCCAGGGTGAACGGCGGGTAGCGGTCGGTACCGAGGGCGCCGTACGCGTAGTAGCTCACGCGCCAGCTCCATCGCATCACGCCAACGTTGAAGTCGAAGAGAGCGCGTGGGTAGCGCGCGGTGAACAGGATGGCGAAGAACGCCACCACGCTGCTGACCAGGAATGCGGCCCACAGAAATGCCAGCACGATGTAGTGCGGGATCGCCAGGAGCCACTTCACGAGCCAGAGACCGCGGCTGAGCTGCGGATCGAGCTCGGCATCGACATGGACGGGGTAGACGACGGGAATCGTCGAGGTGCTCATCTTCGTCACTTCCTCAAGCGCGAGACCCCCACGTTCGAGACGGACGAGGGGGTGAGGTGGGTGGGCAGGGGACCGTGGCGGCGACGTCAGGGCCGGGAATGGCGCGAGTCGGCCGGGGCCGCGGTGGCCTGGCAGCATGGAGGAGGGCCGTGTCGCCCGTTCGGACCGTCGTCATGACGATCGCGCCCCCTTTCTGCCCTTCAAGTGTCTCGCCAGCAGCGGGGTCGCGCCCAGAGGCGAAGGTCCCGGCCAGGCGGCTCGGCCGACCCCGACGGCTTGTCCCCGAGGGTGGGCAGGGGCGAGGGTGGGGGGCATGGCCGAGCGGGACTACGAGCAGGACACCACGGTCGCCGACGGAGTGCTCCGCATCAGGGCACGCGGTCGCGCGGTGCTGTCGAACCCGATGACCAACCGAGGGACGGCCTTCACCGACGAGGAGCGCACCGTCCTCGGCATCCACGGACTGGTGCCCACCGGGTTCACCACCCTGGAGAACCAGACCCGCCGCGTCTACGAGCAGTTCCGCAACACCGGGACGATGCTCGGCAAGTTCCTCACCCTCAACGCGCTGCGCGACCGCAACGAGGTGCTCTTCTACCACCTGCTCACCAACCACCTCGAGGAGATGCTCCCGGTCATCTACACCCCGACCATCGGGGAGGCGATCGAGCGGTTCAGCCACACCTACAACCGCCCCCGCGGCGTCTTCCTGTCGGTCGACCGCCCCGACCAGATCGCCGACTCGCTGCGCAACTACGGCCTGGGCGCCGATGACGTCGACCTGGTCTGCGTCACCGACTCCGAGGGCATCCTCGGCATCGGCGACCAGGGCATCGGTGGCATCCAGATCGCCATCGGCAAGCTGTCGGTCTACACCGCGGCCGCGGGCATCCACCCACGCCGCACCATCCCCGTCGTGCTGGACGTCGGCACCGACAACCTCGGCCTGCTGAGCAACGACCTCTACCTCGGCGAGCGCCACAGCCGTGTCCGCGGGGAGAAGTACGACGACTTCATCGACGAGTTCGTCACCACGGTCCAGCAGCTCTTCCCCAAGGCGATGATCCACTGGGAGGACGTCGGAACCGCCAACGCCCACCGGATCCTCCACCGCTACCAGGACGAGGTGTGCACGTTCAACGACGACATCCAGGGGACCGCGGCGGTCGTGCTCGCCGCCATCCTCGCCGCCGTCGACGTCACCGGCGGCGACCTCGAGGACCACCGCATCGTGGTCTTCGGTGCGGGCAGCGCGGGCATGGGCATCGCCAACCTCGTGCGCGACACGATGCTGCGCAGCGGCCGGCTGGAGTCCGAGGAGGAGGCCTACGCCCGCTTCTGGCCGATCGGCATCCAGGGCCTCTACCTCGACGACGACACCTCGCTCCTCGACTTCCAGCGTCCCTACGCGCGCAGCCGCGACGACGTGGCCGGCTGGGAGCTCGAGAAGCCCGGGCACGTGGGACTGATGGACGTCGTGCGCCACGTCCGGCCGACGATCCTGATCGGCACGTCCACGCGCGGCGGTGCCTTCTCGCGAGAGGTCGTGGAGGAGATGGCCCGCCACTGCACGCGGCCCATCATCTTCCCGCTCTCCAACCCGACGAGCAGGGCCGAGGCCACCCCGGCCGACCTGCTCGAGTGGACCGACGGCCAGGCGCTCGTCGCGACCGGGAGCCCGTTCCCGCCGGTCGACCACGACGGCGTACGACACGTCATCGCCCAGTCCAACAACGCGCTGATCTTCCCGGGCCTGGGACTCGGGGTGGCCGCGAGCGGCGCTCGACGGGTCACTGCGGGCATGATCGCGGCGGCCTCCGAGTCACTCGCCGGGATGGTGAACGCGTGGCGCCCCGGCGCCCCGCTGCTGCCGGGCGTGGGCGAGCTGCGACTGGTCTCTGCCACCGTGGCGATCGCCGTGGCCCAGCAGGCCGCCCTCGAGGGCGTGGCCGAGAAGTCCCTGGGCGACCCGATCCAGCAGGTCTACGGGCGCATGTGGCAACCGCGCTATCCCGACATCGAGGCCATCTGAGACCGGGTCCCGACGTCTACTCAGCGCGCGGATGGGCACTGAGACGGTGACGCCCAGTCCAGGGGCGTCCCGACGAAAGGACCCCTCATGGGACTCGACGACAAGATCCAGAACAAGACCGAGGACCTCACCGGCAAGGCCAAGGAGCACGCCGGGAAGGCCACCGACGACGAGAGCCTCGAGGCCGAGGGCAAGGGCGACCAGATGGGCGCCAACCTCAAGGACGCGGGCGAGAAGGTCAAGGACGCCTTCAAGAAGTGACCTGCCGCCAGCCGGCCGGGCGCTGACCGCGCCCGGCTGTCGGCGGGGGGTGGCAGGCTGCACCCGTGACGTTGCACCTCCACACCGCCGAGAGGACCGACGCCCTGGCCGACGGCCTGGCGGCGATGCTCGCGAATCCCCTGGCGGACCCCTTCGCCCGGGAGGCCGTGGTCGTCCCGGCGCGAGGTGTGGAGCGGTGGCTCACGCAGCGACTCTCCCACCGCCTCGGGGTCGGCCCGGCCGGCGGTGACGGTGTCTGCGCCGGGGTCGACTTCCTCACGCCCCACTCGCTCGTCTCGCTGCTCCTCGACCGGGACCGCGTCGACCCGTGGGACCCCGACCAGGTCGTCTGGCCCCTGCTCGACGTGATCGACGAGGCGCTGGGCACCCCGGGCTTCGAGTCGCTCTCGCGACACCTCGGTCACGACGACACCAGCGAGCTCGGCGAGATCAAGCGCGCGCGGCGCTACTCCGTCACCCGACGCCTCGCCGGCCTCTTCACCTCCTATGCCCGCCAGCGCCCGAGCCTGGTCTCCGACTGGCGCCGGGGGCACGACACCGACGGTGCGGACGGCCCCCTCGACCCCGACCTGCACTGGCAGGCCGAGCTGTGGCGCCGCCTGGTCGCCCGGATGGACGTGCCACCCCCAGACGAGCGCCATGCGACCACCCTCGAGGCGCTTCGTTCCGGAGGCCGAGACCTCGACCTGCCGCCTCGCCTCTCGCTCTTCGGCCACACCAGGCTGCCCGTCACCGAGGTCGAGCTGCTGGCCGCCCTCGGGGCCCTGCGCGAGGTGCACCTGTGGCTGCCGCAGGCCTCGGCCTCCCTCTGGCGAGAGCTCGGGCGGGCGACCTCCGACGGGCCGGTCCTCCGCGAGCTCGACAGCTCCGCCACCGCGGTGGGACACCCCCTGCTCGCCTCGCTCGGCCGGGACGCCCGCGAGCTCCGCCGCACCCTCAACGCTGTCGAGGCCGTCGACGAGCCCGTCGACGGCTCCATCCCGACCCCCGACAGCCTGCTCGGCTGGCTCCAGCACGACCTGCGAGCCAACTCCGTCCCCGACGCGGAGACCCGAGCGACCCGCCGCCACGACCGTCTCGACCGCTCGGTCCAGGTGCACGCCTGCCACGGCGCCGCGCGGCAGGTCGACGTCCTGCGTGAGGTGCTGGTGGGCCTCCTCCAGGACGACCCGACCCTCGAGCCGCGCGACATCCTGGTGATGTGCCCCGACATCGAGAGCTACGCGCCCCTCGTCTCCGCGGGGTTCGGCCTGGCCGACCTGACCCAGGGCGGCTCCGGCCACCCAGCCCACCAGCTCCGCGTCCGGCTGGCCGACCGCTCACCCGGCGCCACCAATCCCCTGCTCTCGCTCGCCTCGACGCTGGTCGAGATCGCCGAAGGGCGGTTGACCGCGAGTCAGGTGCTGGACCTGGCGGGCGCCGAGCCCGTCCGACTGCGCTGGGGCTGGGACGACGACGAGCTCGAGCAGCTGGGGCGATGGGTGGGCCAGGCCGCCATCCGCTGGGGCTATGACGCCGACCACCGCGCCACCTTCGGGCTCGGCCTCCCCGACAACACCTGGCTGCAGGGCATGCGCCGCATCCTGCTCGGCGCCGCCGTCTCGGGGCAGGGACACCGCGTGGTCGGCGGCACCCTCCCGGTCGACGACATGGGCGACGGACAGCTGGAGCTGGTCGGTCACTTCGCCGAGTTCGTCGATCGCCTGCACCGCTTCCTGGACCGCGCCCT
Protein-coding regions in this window:
- a CDS encoding DUF4389 domain-containing protein, whose product is MSTSTIPVVYPVHVDAELDPQLSRGLWLVKWLLAIPHYIVLAFLWAAFLVSSVVAFFAILFTARYPRALFDFNVGVMRWSWRVSYYAYGALGTDRYPPFTLAEVPDYPAHLSVDYPERLSRGLVLVKWWLLAIPHYLIIGLFAGGLGYGIRDADESAWVGFSLIGLLVLVAAVVLLFSGRYPKPIFDLVIGLNRWVLRVAGYVALMTDRYPPFSLDQGGHESPIEPRGGVGTLPPETTYAAPPPSGPPTTPGRTGWSTGRVVSLVLGSLLVLGGLGMAGGGLTLVAADQMARDTDGFMMSPQEQLSSDGFAVVSEDSRIHTDGAPEWFPEDLIGDVRLAAESTGGQALFVGVGPSDAVQDYLTGVEHDTLLEIPAPGPVYDNTEGGAPEAPPAEQDFWVAQATGDEPELTWSLEDGDWTAVLMNADGSDAVAADVSVGAEVPAIGVLIATLLVLAGAFLLIGALLIAVPVRAASRATS
- a CDS encoding NAD-dependent malic enzyme; translation: MAERDYEQDTTVADGVLRIRARGRAVLSNPMTNRGTAFTDEERTVLGIHGLVPTGFTTLENQTRRVYEQFRNTGTMLGKFLTLNALRDRNEVLFYHLLTNHLEEMLPVIYTPTIGEAIERFSHTYNRPRGVFLSVDRPDQIADSLRNYGLGADDVDLVCVTDSEGILGIGDQGIGGIQIAIGKLSVYTAAAGIHPRRTIPVVLDVGTDNLGLLSNDLYLGERHSRVRGEKYDDFIDEFVTTVQQLFPKAMIHWEDVGTANAHRILHRYQDEVCTFNDDIQGTAAVVLAAILAAVDVTGGDLEDHRIVVFGAGSAGMGIANLVRDTMLRSGRLESEEEAYARFWPIGIQGLYLDDDTSLLDFQRPYARSRDDVAGWELEKPGHVGLMDVVRHVRPTILIGTSTRGGAFSREVVEEMARHCTRPIIFPLSNPTSRAEATPADLLEWTDGQALVATGSPFPPVDHDGVRHVIAQSNNALIFPGLGLGVAASGARRVTAGMIAAASESLAGMVNAWRPGAPLLPGVGELRLVSATVAIAVAQQAALEGVAEKSLGDPIQQVYGRMWQPRYPDIEAI
- a CDS encoding CsbD family protein, whose product is MGLDDKIQNKTEDLTGKAKEHAGKATDDESLEAEGKGDQMGANLKDAGEKVKDAFKK
- the recC gene encoding exodeoxyribonuclease V subunit gamma, whose amino-acid sequence is MTLHLHTAERTDALADGLAAMLANPLADPFAREAVVVPARGVERWLTQRLSHRLGVGPAGGDGVCAGVDFLTPHSLVSLLLDRDRVDPWDPDQVVWPLLDVIDEALGTPGFESLSRHLGHDDTSELGEIKRARRYSVTRRLAGLFTSYARQRPSLVSDWRRGHDTDGADGPLDPDLHWQAELWRRLVARMDVPPPDERHATTLEALRSGGRDLDLPPRLSLFGHTRLPVTEVELLAALGALREVHLWLPQASASLWRELGRATSDGPVLRELDSSATAVGHPLLASLGRDARELRRTLNAVEAVDEPVDGSIPTPDSLLGWLQHDLRANSVPDAETRATRRHDRLDRSVQVHACHGAARQVDVLREVLVGLLQDDPTLEPRDILVMCPDIESYAPLVSAGFGLADLTQGGSGHPAHQLRVRLADRSPGATNPLLSLASTLVEIAEGRLTASQVLDLAGAEPVRLRWGWDDDELEQLGRWVGQAAIRWGYDADHRATFGLGLPDNTWLQGMRRILLGAAVSGQGHRVVGGTLPVDDMGDGQLELVGHFAEFVDRLHRFLDRALRAATAAEWADALHEAVRGLTSTPLESAWQLAQFEREIGHIAAGTGAGTTTMRHADVRSLLAHRLRGRPTRSNFRTGTLTVCTMVPMRSVPHRVVCLVGLDDGVFPRSTAVDGDDVLARRPRTGERDARSEDRQLLLDAVNAATETLVITYTGRGEHTGAARPPAVPLGELLDALDATTAAPVRGDVLTHHPLQPFDEANLVPGGLAGTEPFTFDVSALAGAQAARRQPPTEVRELVRSPLPAGDPVTDVSLADLHDFFKHPVKAFLRSRLDISTPYSPDEARDDIPITLDALEKWDVGDRLVRDVLAGADPVEAMTAEQLRGLLPPRQLGRSVLEDICRRAQPLVEAAQRLRTGRAHSVDVDIDLGDRRVTGTVGDLFGNALVTVTFSNLGAKHRIGGWLDAVALAAGHPDHNWTVHTLGKHRSGAQRALVGPLAEHEARDWLRTLVDVRERGLREPLPLPLKTSLAFATDWSLLERGGQGDPDARAADEWTTPRFSDTGFPKEDADPWHVRAFGDSAPYSALAAPLRADESGGPHRLAHYAWRVWGPLLSDRHEILGAV